In Leptotrichia sp. oral taxon 221, the DNA window CCATTTCAATATTCCCATTTATATTATTAAAATACCCTTTTAACTGTTCTACAATATTTGAATCTAATAATGCCATCTCAATCATCCTTTCTACAATTCTTTCTAAATTTATTATATCATATTTTTTCCTAGCTTCCTATTTATCTTTTTCATTTTCAAAATTTATTCTCAAACTATATATGTGTTTATTTTATTATCATATCTTGCTATTTCAAAATTTTGAATTAAACAAGCCTGTTCTATCAATTCAAAACAGGCCCTCTTTTTATACATAACTTTAATTTTTTAATTTATTATATTTTACCTACTAAATCTAATCCTGGTTTTAATGTAGCTTCTCCTTCTTTCCATTTAGCTGGACAAACTAATCCTGGATTATCGTGTACGAATTTAGCAGCTTTTGCTCTTCTTACTAATTCTGAAGCATCTCTTCCAATTCCACCATCGTTTACTTCATATGCAACGATTTTCCCTTCAGGATTTACAATAAATGTTCCTCTGAAAGCCATTCCTGATTCTTCATCCAACACATCAAAGATTCTTGCTACTTCTTTTTTAGGATCTCCAATCATTCCATAAGTTACTTTGCTAATTGCTTCTGAATGATCGTGCCATGCTTTATGAGTAAAGTGAGTATCAGTACTTACTGAATAAACATCAAATCCTAAATCTTTCAATTCTTTATGATGATCTTCTAAATCTTCCAACTCTGTAGGACAAACAAACGTAAAGTCTGCTGGATAAAACATGAAAATATTCCATTTTCCTAAAAAATCTTTTTCAAATGAAACTTCTTTAAATTCTTCATTTTGATACATTTGTACCGTAAAGTCTTCTACTTTTTTTCCAATTAATGACATAATTGAATACCTCCTATTTATTTTCTATCATTCTATATATTTAAACTTTTTTCTAATTTGAAATAATTACAATTATTTCTCCATTACATTATATAAAATTTTAAAACTTTTGTCAAACACTTTTTTCTATTTAAACTTAAAAATTTCTCTCAAAAATTTTTTCTCTCGTTATTAATTCATCTCAAATTCAATGTACACCGTTTTTGAGATATCTAATTTTCTTGGATTAACTACAATTCTTTTTTCTGAAACTTTATCCAACAATTCTTTTTCAGATTTTTCTAATATTTTCGAGTCAGTTAAAACATTTCCGTAATAATTGTAGTTATAATCTGAATACGGTCTAATTACACCTTGTGATTTATCAGTTATTGTTACAGGATTTTTTAAGTTTAAATCTGTTTTCCCTAAAATAACTTGTGCTTTTTTCAAGGCTTCTTTGTAAGCATTTTCATACAATTCATCTTCTAATTTTTGTTTATTATCAATATCGTATTCAATGTATCCATTTGTCCCGATTCCCAATATTTGTGCTACACTTATAATATTTCCTATATTTTTCATATCTCTAGTTTCTACTTCGATTGTGTGAGTTACCGTATTAATCTCTTTTTTTACACTTTCTCGTTTTTCCAAACTAACTTCATCATTAGTAAACCCTACTATCTTAATTTTACCACCTAATCCTTTTGAACCTAATTTTTGTTGTAATCCATTAAATTTATCCAAAGCCTTTTGATACGCTGCTTTAGCCGATTTATCTCTCATTTCTATTTCAAAAATATTCACACCTTGTGCATTTCTTTTTACTTCATAAATCTTTTCATTCGCTAAAACTGACAAGAAATCTTTTAATGAATTCAACGTAACATTATCCGCTTCAACTGATAAAACTGTTTTAAATTCTTTTTCACCTTTATTTATAACCTCTGTATCCCAATCATACGATTTATCTGTAGAATATGATGTTGAATTTATTTTATCATATCTAGCTCCCGATTTACTCAATAAACTTTTAAATTTCTCCAATTTTTGTGCATTCTCTTTACTCGCTTTATCCAAATTTTTATCTTCTGTTTGAATCGTCAACTGGACTTTTGCTGAATTTGGCATAATTTCTTTTTTAGCAATTCCTCTAACTTGAATTCTTTTCCCTGAAACAATGTCTGAAAAACTTAAAAAACAAGTCATCATACACATCAATAATATTATTCTTTTCATTTCTATTTTGAAGTAATCCATAACTTTTAACTTATGAAATTCTTCTCTCCTTTCATTTATTTCTCATCTTAATTTAATAACTATAAAGTTCCAACTTCCATATATTTCTCTAGATTTTATGACCTTTAAATAACAATCCTATTTTCAAAATACAACTTCAACAAATATTTTTTATAACTTTTTAAGAACTTTAATTCAAAAAATCTATTTTCCAATCATTTCGTACATTACCGATATATTTTGCGTTAATTTTAAAGGTTTTGGAGTATAATCTACTTTTGCTTCCATTTTTGGACTTGAAACAACCGCTATTTCAAAATTCATTTCTTTTGCAATACTTTTTGATGCAGGTGCTGCTGCAACTGTCCAATTTTCATCCATTCTATCAATCATTTTTTGCTGAAAATCTACATCCTCACTCACAACAATTACATCTCCAACCTTTAAATTACTAGATTTTAAAATACTCGCAGCTTTCTGTTTTGCTTGATTATACGCTTCATTATACATTTCTGATTCAATTTCCGCTCTATTTGACAAATCAAATTTAATCGAACCTACAATATTCAAGTCATTTTTATCAGCCAAAGCAATTATTGTATTCAAATCCTTCAAATTTTTAGTAACAACATTTAATTTATGCGTAACTTCATATTCTTCTTCCTTTTTCAAGTCACCACCGTAATTCTCTCGAATTTCATATCCTCCAAAAGAAACACTCGCTCCAGTCGAACCCATTTTTTGCAATTTATTATTCACAAAATTTATTTTCGCAAAAAGTTTATTCAATGTCCCGCTCAAAGTTTTATCATTTTCCCTCAATTTCACTTCATAGACATCTCCATTCGATTTTCCTATATTCACAACTTGATTATCGCTACTATCATCTTCGTCATCAACAAACTCACCATCAATATCCTCATCATCATTATAATTCTCTATCTTTTTCGTAATACTTTTAAGTTTCTCCCCTTCGTTTATCTCTATCAATTCTCCAATTTTATCATAAGCCACATTTTTAACCAATATTTTCATTTCAGCAGTATACGAAGTTGGATTTGACTTTGCTAAATTGTTACTTCCATTCCCATTCACTTTAATTTTCCTATCAGAAATCGACTCAGTCTCAATGCTATCTATTCCTATGTTTTCTGCCTTCAATGTCGATTTAAATCCTTGCAATTTCTGATTAACTTTTTCTGTCGCCTTAGTCAAACTTTTATCTCTCCCAGTAATCTCAAAATGTAAAGTCGCCATATTTGGTAAAATTTCCTTTTCAACATTACCAGTAACACTAATTTTCTTAACCGGCTCTCCTATTACAAACGAATTTAATGCTAAAAACGCACTAAATATCACTAATAATCGTTTCATTTTCCCTCCTTGTAATTTTTCACTACTATTTTTGAAGTATTTCATACATTACTGACACATCTTGTGTTAATTTTAAAGGTTTCGGAGTGTAATCTACTGTTCCTCTTCTTTTTCTAGCACTAGCAAAATCAGCTGAATACGAATATTCTTCTTTTGTTCCTGCAACTAAACCAAGAGCATTGCCACTTTCTACAGTCCAATCCTTATCAATCCTGTCAATCATCTTCTGTTGAAAATCCACATCTTCGCTCACAACAATCGGTTCTCCTAATCTCATTGAACTCGATTTTAAAATACTTGTAGCCTTTTGTTTTGCCTGGTCATACGCTTCTTTATACATTTTTGATTCAATCTCACCCTTATTCGACAAATCAAATTTAATCGAACCATCAATATTCAATCCGTTATCATCAGCCAATGCAATTATTGTATTCAATTTTTTTAAATCCTTCACTTTCAAAGTCAAATTATGAGTCACAGAAAACATATCAACCCATTTTTCTTCATAAGCACCAAAATTTTCATTTATTTTGTAACTTCCAAAAACTATATTATTCCCTGTATTTATCGACTGTAATTTGTCTTTTGTCACATTCATTTTCTCAAATAATTTATTCAACGCACCATCAATAGTTTTATCTTTTTCCTTCAAATTTATAACAAAAAGATTCTCTTTAAAATCTTTCTTAATACCATTCAAATCTCCACTTGAATTAACGTCCATCAAATTTGCCAACCTATTAAAATCAATATCTCTCACAAAAATTGACATTTCAGCAGTATAAGAAGTTGGTGTTCTTTCTTCTTTCTTATTTTGAAGAAAATTTTTTCTATCCCCCTCAATCTCATCCTCTCTCTCTTTAATTTTCTCATCATAAAAAGAAACCGTCTTTATATCATCCGCTTGAATTTTCTGCTTTCTCAACGCATTCTTAAATCTCTCAAGTTTCTGGTTCACATCATTTGTCGCCAAATTCAAATCCCTATTCTTTGACTCTATTCTAAAATTCAAAACTGCTGTATCTGGCATTATTTCCCGTTCTGAATTACCTGTAACACTTATTTTTCTAATCACATTTTCACTCGCAGAAAATGTATTTAAACTAGAAAGTATGCACAGTGCTATTAGTACTTTTTTCATATTTACCTCCTATTTTTGTTTATTTATTACTTCTATTATTTTTACCTTTCATATTCTACCACACAAAAATGAAACATCCATTAGAACTCCACTTATTTTCTCAATCCTAGCTCTAAAATCCCCTCTTCATAGTTTATTATTACTTCGTCGCATAATCGAGCAATTAACATAAATTCATCGGCATTTTCGCCTTCTCCCATCAATCCCCAATACTGATCATATTCTTCATCTTTATGAATCGTCAATGCTTTTTTCAATTCAAAAATTTCATTTTCAGATAATTCTACATATCCAAATGTGTAAATTGCATAGTTGTTATTATTTTCCTCATCAATATCTATTTTTATTTGAAAATTTTTAGCTCCTTTTAATAGATAATAACTTGTTACTTCATTCACTATTTTTGAAATAATTTTTATTTTTTTATTTTTTATTCTAGTTTTTATCATTTTTTTAATCTCTCCCTAAATCTATCGTTTTTTATTCTCATCAAAAAATATTTGCAAAATTGGTACACATACGGTAGCTAAAATTCCAGCAGAAAATCCTGTATTGTATAAATTCAATCCACCGTGAGTAACGCCTACATTCAGTGTAACACAATAATTTAAAAATCCAACTAAGATTCCTATTATAAAACCGAATTTCCCGCTAATTGGTGCCAATGTTGTTGAAAAAAACATTATTATCGCATAATTTGTCAATGGAATTGACTGTCCAAAAAAATAATATGCAATCATCACTCCAAACATCACAGGAAGCACATTTTTCAAATGTTTTCCGAAACCTCCAAAACCTACTACAGTCAATAATCCGCATAAAATCGGTCCATTTACTGGAAAAAAGAAAAATATTATTGCAGTACACATTAAACCTAGTATTCCTATATTTACAAAAACTAGTGATACCCCTTCTGTAACTGTAAAATCCGTAATTAATCTTCCCGAATGAGAAAAAATTTTTCTATATCCGTCAAATGAATAATTATTTCTTTTAAAACCATAAAAAATATAGAATAAAAATACAATTATCAAAACTAACATTACTTCATAATTTTGCGTTTCTAAATAATTTCCTCTAGATTCCATATTTATTCCTAAATTTTTCATTATTGAATAAAATACTACTGCTACCAAACCTGCTGATAATCCTGTATTATACAAACTATATCCACCATGAAATTGAACTGCTCTTGTCGATATTGGTGGCACAATAAATCCTAGAATCACTCCAAGAATAAACGCTAATATTATTCCAATCAGAGTATAGTTGAATAGCTTTGCAACACTACTAACCATTGGTGCTAAGCAAGTTGAAAACATGCAAATTATTACTATTGACTTAAAACTCTGTCTATTGTAAAGTGCATACAAATATGCTCCAACATAAAATGGAATTATATTAATCAAATTTTTCCCAATCAAAGAAAATCCCAACATTAAAAATATTCCTGAAATAACTAATCCATTTATTTTCATATCTAATTTGTATAAAAGTACGATATTTATTAGTGTAATTATTGACGCATTTATCAAAGAGGTATATGTTCCCGCTATTTTAAAATTATCAGTAAGCAAGACACCATCAGATAATGTAATTATTTTCATACCTGCTAAAAAATCTAAAAATGATATCTTCATCATAGAATAAATTATTAAAAGTAATGGTAAAACTGAAATTATTAAATATTCTTGCTTTTTTTGCTTTATCATACTTTTCTCCTTTTTTCTTCGATAATTTAATATTCTCTATAAATTATACCATATTTATTTTCCCATGACATGACAAAACGAAAATCTCATAAAATTTTATATTTATTTTTATCACTATTTATGTTATCATATACTATATATACTTAAAAAATAGTTGAGGTGCAAAATGGCAAAAAAATTTAATTTAAATTTTATACGAATTATTATTATTTTAGTCTGCCTAGGTATATTGGCGACTTATGGTAAGGATGTGTTTATTCGACATTTTTTTAATGAAAGGCTCACAGTTATTCCAGATGTTATGAACCTTAATGAAAAAGATGCTGTTAGATACTTGAAAAAAGCAGGACTTCATGTAAAAGTTATTCATTCAAAGACTGAAAAAGTACCGCTTAATACAGTTTTTATTCAAGATCCTGCTCCCCAAAAAGAAGTAAAAGTTCATAGAACTGTTAGAATTTGGGTAAATAATGGACAAACTCAGAAAGTGCCTAATATTGTTGGATTGGAACTATTAGAGGCTCGTTCTATGTTGCGTGAAAAAAATATTCAAATTGAAACAATTGATTACTACCCTTCTAATCAGAAGTACAATACGATTTTAGGGGTTTATCCTAAGCCGGGAACTGTTTTAGAAATGAATCAAAAAATTTCAATTTTAGTTTCATCACAAAAAGTTTTGGATCCATCTGTAGTGCCTAATTTAATTGGATTAGACTTGAATGATGCAAAAGTATTATTGAATCAAATTGGATTACAAGTTGGTAATATTTCTAGAACACAAGATACAACATTACCTGTAAATACAATTATTTCTACATCGCCTGAAGCAGGAACTCGTATTCAAAAAGGTCAAAAAATTAATATTGTTATAAATGCTGGCGTGCAAAGAAGACGACAAACACCTTCTGTTGAAGATATTGTTAATAAAACTAAAAAACAAGTTAATGAAAAAGAAATTGAAAATGTTATAAACAATACTATTGATCAAATTGATCAAGTTAAGACTAACAAAGATTCAAATAGTAACAATAGTGGTAATAATAACAATAATCAATCATCTGATACAAACGATACAAACAAAAAATCAAGAACTGTCCCAGAAATTCATCCGTCAAATAAATCGGAAAACACTGGAAACGATGACGATGGAGGAGAATAAAAATTAAAAATAAATATTGAAGAAAGGAGATGTTATTTAAAATATTTTGATAACATCTCCAAAATATAGAAATATTTTGTATTTTGGAGATTTGAAATCATTATTTTAATTAGCAAAATAAAGTTATAAAAGGAAAAGTTATTAGAAAAATTAAAGGATTTTACTATATTTTAGAAGAACATGCAAAACATTTAGAAGAGGAGAGTCTACATGAGTGTAAACTTCGTGGATCATTAAAAGTGAAAAACAATAAATTAAATTGTATTATTGGAGATATTGTAGAATTTGATGAAAACGAAAAAGTAATTACTGCAATTTATGATAGAAAAAATTTTTTACATAGACCATTACTTTCAAATATTGATTATATTGGTATTCTATTCGCAATAAAATCTCCAAATTTTGATTTTACTAATTTTCAAAAAATGCTTTTGAGGGCAAATGAGCAAGATATTTCCGTAATTTTGATAATTTCTAAAATTGATTTAGTTTCACAAGAAGAATTATCTAATTTTCTAAAAAATTTAAATAATATTTTTAAAGATAATCATTTTCCAATATTTCCAATTTCAATAAAAGAAAATATTGGATTAAAAGATTTTGAAAATTATATTCATGGAAAATCTATCACAATCTCTGGGCCTAGTGGTTCTGGAAAATCTTCTCTAATTAATAACTTACTTGGCGAAGAAATTTTAGAAACAAATGAAGTTAGTAACAAAACTTCTCGTGGACGTCACACAACTACTGAAAGTAGATTTTTCAAAATTGATGAAAGTACGTTTATTATTGATACGCCTGGATTTTCAACAATAGAATTTCCAAAATTAAAAAATAAAAA includes these proteins:
- the ahpC gene encoding alkyl hydroperoxide reductase subunit C; the encoded protein is MSLIGKKVEDFTVQMYQNEEFKEVSFEKDFLGKWNIFMFYPADFTFVCPTELEDLEDHHKELKDLGFDVYSVSTDTHFTHKAWHDHSEAISKVTYGMIGDPKKEVARIFDVLDEESGMAFRGTFIVNPEGKIVAYEVNDGGIGRDASELVRRAKAAKFVHDNPGLVCPAKWKEGEATLKPGLDLVGKI
- a CDS encoding SIMPL domain-containing protein, whose protein sequence is MKRIILLMCMMTCFLSFSDIVSGKRIQVRGIAKKEIMPNSAKVQLTIQTEDKNLDKASKENAQKLEKFKSLLSKSGARYDKINSTSYSTDKSYDWDTEVINKGEKEFKTVLSVEADNVTLNSLKDFLSVLANEKIYEVKRNAQGVNIFEIEMRDKSAKAAYQKALDKFNGLQQKLGSKGLGGKIKIVGFTNDEVSLEKRESVKKEINTVTHTIEVETRDMKNIGNIISVAQILGIGTNGYIEYDIDNKQKLEDELYENAYKEALKKAQVILGKTDLNLKNPVTITDKSQGVIRPYSDYNYNYYGNVLTDSKILEKSEKELLDKVSEKRIVVNPRKLDISKTVYIEFEMN
- a CDS encoding SIMPL domain-containing protein (The SIMPL domain is named for its presence in mouse protein SIMPL (signalling molecule that associates with mouse pelle-like kinase). Bacterial member BP26, from Brucella, was shown to assemble into a channel-like structure, while YggE from E. coli has been associated with resistance to oxidative stress.), whose amino-acid sequence is MKRLLVIFSAFLALNSFVIGEPVKKISVTGNVEKEILPNMATLHFEITGRDKSLTKATEKVNQKLQGFKSTLKAENIGIDSIETESISDRKIKVNGNGSNNLAKSNPTSYTAEMKILVKNVAYDKIGELIEINEGEKLKSITKKIENYNDDEDIDGEFVDDEDDSSDNQVVNIGKSNGDVYEVKLRENDKTLSGTLNKLFAKINFVNNKLQKMGSTGASVSFGGYEIRENYGGDLKKEEEYEVTHKLNVVTKNLKDLNTIIALADKNDLNIVGSIKFDLSNRAEIESEMYNEAYNQAKQKAASILKSSNLKVGDVIVVSEDVDFQQKMIDRMDENWTVAAAPASKSIAKEMNFEIAVVSSPKMEAKVDYTPKPLKLTQNISVMYEMIGK
- a CDS encoding SIMPL domain-containing protein, giving the protein MKKVLIALCILSSLNTFSASENVIRKISVTGNSEREIMPDTAVLNFRIESKNRDLNLATNDVNQKLERFKNALRKQKIQADDIKTVSFYDEKIKEREDEIEGDRKNFLQNKKEERTPTSYTAEMSIFVRDIDFNRLANLMDVNSSGDLNGIKKDFKENLFVINLKEKDKTIDGALNKLFEKMNVTKDKLQSINTGNNIVFGSYKINENFGAYEEKWVDMFSVTHNLTLKVKDLKKLNTIIALADDNGLNIDGSIKFDLSNKGEIESKMYKEAYDQAKQKATSILKSSSMRLGEPIVVSEDVDFQQKMIDRIDKDWTVESGNALGLVAGTKEEYSYSADFASARKRRGTVDYTPKPLKLTQDVSVMYEILQK
- a CDS encoding DUF1576 domain-containing protein yields the protein MIKQKKQEYLIISVLPLLLIIYSMMKISFLDFLAGMKIITLSDGVLLTDNFKIAGTYTSLINASIITLINIVLLYKLDMKINGLVISGIFLMLGFSLIGKNLINIIPFYVGAYLYALYNRQSFKSIVIICMFSTCLAPMVSSVAKLFNYTLIGIILAFILGVILGFIVPPISTRAVQFHGGYSLYNTGLSAGLVAVVFYSIMKNLGINMESRGNYLETQNYEVMLVLIIVFLFYIFYGFKRNNYSFDGYRKIFSHSGRLITDFTVTEGVSLVFVNIGILGLMCTAIIFFFFPVNGPILCGLLTVVGFGGFGKHLKNVLPVMFGVMIAYYFFGQSIPLTNYAIIMFFSTTLAPISGKFGFIIGILVGFLNYCVTLNVGVTHGGLNLYNTGFSAGILATVCVPILQIFFDENKKR
- a CDS encoding PASTA domain-containing protein: MAKKFNLNFIRIIIILVCLGILATYGKDVFIRHFFNERLTVIPDVMNLNEKDAVRYLKKAGLHVKVIHSKTEKVPLNTVFIQDPAPQKEVKVHRTVRIWVNNGQTQKVPNIVGLELLEARSMLREKNIQIETIDYYPSNQKYNTILGVYPKPGTVLEMNQKISILVSSQKVLDPSVVPNLIGLDLNDAKVLLNQIGLQVGNISRTQDTTLPVNTIISTSPEAGTRIQKGQKINIVINAGVQRRRQTPSVEDIVNKTKKQVNEKEIENVINNTIDQIDQVKTNKDSNSNNSGNNNNNQSSDTNDTNKKSRTVPEIHPSNKSENTGNDDDGGE
- the rsgA gene encoding ribosome small subunit-dependent GTPase A is translated as MRKIKGFYYILEEHAKHLEEESLHECKLRGSLKVKNNKLNCIIGDIVEFDENEKVITAIYDRKNFLHRPLLSNIDYIGILFAIKSPNFDFTNFQKMLLRANEQDISVILIISKIDLVSQEELSNFLKNLNNIFKDNHFPIFPISIKENIGLKDFENYIHGKSITISGPSGSGKSSLINNLLGEEILETNEVSNKTSRGRHTTTESRFFKIDESTFIIDTPGFSTIEFPKLKNKKDLEKIFPDFLKFSHDCKFRDCIHVNEPNCAIKENVENGNISKVRYDFYLYSLNNIFNN